The sequence GGCGATGGGGCGGCCGAAGGCCTGAGCTGCGGAGTTCCGGCGCGGGAGGGACCGCCCCAGGCCTGAGCGCCGCCGCTCCAGCGCGGGAGGGACCGCCGAAGGCCTGAGCGGCGCCGTTCGAGGAGCGCGGGTTTGTGCCCGCGCTCCTCGCGCCGGATGTGCCGCCACTCCCGCAGCGGGTGTGCCCGCACTCCCGGCCCGCGATGGGGTAGGCGTTGTCCCATGCCGCAACAGGGCGGCGATCACCGGGAGGTATGCGTCATGCCCATCGCCACACTCGGCGCCGTCGTGCTGGACTGCCCCGACCCCCTCGCCCTCGCCCGCTTCTACGCCGCCGTCATCGGCGGCACCGTCAAGGACGACGGGGGCCGCTGGGTCGACCTCGTCGACGCCCCGGGGACCCCGCTGGCGTTCCAGGCCGCCCCCGGTTTCGTAGCGCCGCAGTGGCCCCGGCCCGACGGCTCCCAGCAGTTCCATCTGGACCTGACCGTGGAGGACCTGGACGCGGCGGAGCGGGAGGTGCTGGCGCTGGGGGCCCGGCCGCTGGACACGGAGGACCGGGAGCGGACCTTCCGGGTCTACGCCGACCCCGCCGGGCACCCCTTCTGTCTCTGCGCCTGCTAGGCCGAGGCGAAAGTGGCCCGCAGCGCGTGGTGATCGCGCGTCCCGTGGACAGGCTGCAACCATGGACGACTCCCCCGGCTTGATCACCACCCCCCTCACCGACGACCTCGTGCGCGGCGCCCTCGACGTGGAGCGCACCGCGCGCGGTGCGCTCCTCCCCCACCGGCTGCCCGCCCGCGCCCGGGCCCAGTTCGGCGGTGACGAGCAGGTGGCGCAGGCGGAGACCCAGCCCTCCGGCGTACGGCTGGTCTTCCGCACCCGGGCCACCGCCGTCGAGGTGGACGTGCAGCGCGCGGTCATCGGCTACCGGGGTGTCCCGCCCCGCCCGGACGGCGCGTACGACCTCCACATCGACGGGGAGCCGGCCGGGCGGGCCACGGCGAGCGGGGGCGATCTGGTGACGGTGGATCTGAGCGACGGGTCTCAGGAGACGGTCCCGGGTCCGGTCGGCACCGTCCGGTTCGAGGGGCTGGCCGGGCGGGAGAAGACCGTCGAGATCTGGCTGCCGTACACCGAGATCACCGAGCTGATCGCGCTCCGCACCGACGCTCCCGTCGCCGCCGTGGAGCCCGGCGGGCGGCGGGTGTGGCTGCACCACGGCAGTTCGATCAGCCAGGGGTCCGCCGCCGACAGCTCCGCCACCGCCTGGCCCGCCCTGGCCGCCGCCGTGGGGGGTGTGGAGCTGATCAACCTGAGCCTGGGCGGCAGCGCGCTCCTCGATCCGTACACCGCGCGCGCCCTGCGGGACACCCCGGCCGACCTGATCAGCGTCAAGATCGGTATCAACCTCGTCAACCGGGACCTGATGCGGCTGCGCGCCTTCGGGCCGGCCGTGCACGGGTTCCTCGACACCATCCGCGAGGGGCATCCGACCACGCCCCTGCTGGTGATCTCGCCCATCCTCTGCCCCGTGCAGGAGGAGACCCCCGGCCCGGCCGCCCCGGAGTTCAGCGAGGAGGAGGTGCAGTTCACGGCGTTGGGCGACCCCTCGGAGGTGGCCCTCGGGAAGCTGACGCTTCGGGTCGTACGGGAGGAACTCGCCCGGATCGTGGCGGAGCGGGCGGCCGACGACCCGGGGCTGTACTACCTGGACGGGCTCGAACTGTACGGCGAGGCCGACTTCGCCGAGCTGCCGCTGCCCGACCGGCTCCACCCGGACGCGGCCGCCCACCGCCGCATGGGCGAGCGTTTCGGGGCCTACGCCTTCGGTCCGGGGGGACCGTTCAGCGCCGCCCCTTAGCGGATCCGCCGCCCGTCCAGCTCCGTGATCGTCGCGTGGGACGGGCCGCGCGTGGCCTGCTCGTCGCGGGCCACCGCTTCCGCGTCGCGCAGCACCCGTACCGCGTTGCGCCAGGTCAGCTTGGCGAGGTCGCCCTCGGACCAGTTACGCCGCAGGAGCTCGGCGATCAGGTTCGGGTAGCCGGAGACGTCCTCCAGGCCGTTCGGGGTGAACGCCGTGCCGTCGTAGTCGCCGCCGATGCCGATGTGGTCGACGCCCGCGACCTCGCGCATGTGGTCGAGGTGGTCGGCGATGGTCGCCACGGTGGCCTGGGGGCGGGGGTGGGCCGCCTCGAAGTCCTCGTGGATGCGCATCGCCTGCGGGGTGGTGTCCAGGTGGTGCAGGCCGTGCTCGCGCATGTTGCGGTCGGCGGCCTGGGTCCAGGCGACGGCCGCGGGCAGCACGAACTTCGGGACGAACGTCGCCATCGCGACCCCGCCGTTGGCCGGGAGCGCCGCCAGCACGTCGTCGGGGATGTTGCGCGGGTGGTCGCAGACGGCCCGGGACGAGGAGTGCGAGAAGATCACCGGCGCGGTGCTGGTGGCGATCGCGTCGCGCATGACGCCGTCCGCCACGTGGCTGAGGTCGACCAGCATGCCGATGCGGTTCATCTCGCGGACGACCTCGTGGCCGAAGGCCGAGAGGCCGCCGAGGCGGGGCAGGTCGGTCGCGCTGTCGGCCCAGTCGATGTTGTCGTTGTGGGTGAGCGTCATGTAACGGACGCCCAGCTCGTGCAGGGCGCGCAGGGTGCCCAGCGAGTTGTTGATGGAGTGGCCGCCCTCGGCGCCCATCAGGGAGGCGATACGGCCCTCGGCGCGGGCCTTCTCCAAGTCGTCGGCGGTGAGCGCGCGCCGCAGGTGGGTCGGGTAGCGGGCGATCAGCTCGGCGACGATGTCGATCTGCTCCAGCGTGGCGCTGACAGCCGCGTCGCCGGTCAGGTCGGTGCGCACGTAGACGGACCAGAACTGGCCGCCGACCCCGCCGGCCCGCAGCCGGGCCAGGTCGGTGTGGAGCAGGCCGCGCTGGTCGGCGGCGATGTCCCGGGCGTCCAGGTCGTAGCCGACCTGCTCGCGCAGGGCCCAGGGGAGGTCGTTGTGGCCGTCGACGACCGGGTGGGCGGCGAGCAGCTCGTGGGCGCGGGCGAGGTGGTCCACGGGGCCCTACTTTCCGAAGCCGAAGGAGTCGGAGCCCTGGACCTTGGCCCGCAGCCGCTTGCCCTTCTCCGTGGCCTGGGCGTTCAGCTCCGAAAGGAACTCGCCCATCCGCTCCTGGAGCGCCGGGTCGTGCGCGGCCAGGATGCGGGCGGCCAGCAGCCCCGCGTTGCGCGCGCCGCCGACCGAGACGGTGGCGACGGGGATTCCGGCGGGCATCTGGACGATGGAGAGCAGGCTGTCCATGCCGTCCAGGTACTTCAGCGGCACCGGCACCCCGATGACCGGCAGCGGGGTGACCGAGGCCAGCATCCCGGGCAGGTGGGCGGCTCCGCCCGCGCCCGCGATGATCGCCCGCAGACCGCGGCCCGCCGCCTCCTCGCCGTACGCGATCATCTCGCGCGGCATGCGGTGGGCGGAGACGACGTCGACCTCGTACGGGATCTCGAACTCGTCGAGTGCCTTGGCCGCCGCCTCCATGACGGGCCAGTCGGAGTCCGAGCCCATGACGATGCCGATCACGGGTGCGGCCGATGCGGAGGGGGAAGTCATTCGGTGATCGTTCCTCGCAGGTAGTCGGCCGCGTGCCGGGCGCGCTCCCGCACGTCCGCCAGGTCGTCGCCGTAGGTGTTGACGTGGCCGACCTTGCGGCCGGGCTTCACGTCCTTTCCGTACATGTGGATCTTGAGCTGCGGGTCGCGGGCCATGCAGTGCAGGTACGCCTGGTACATGTCCGGGTAGTCGCCGCCCAGGACGTTGCACATGACCGTCCAGGGGGCGCGCGGGCGCGGGTCGCCGAGGGGGAGGTCGAGGACCGCCCGTACGTGGTTGGCGAACTGGGAGGTGATCGCGCCGTCCTGGGTCCAGTGGCCCGAGTTGTGCGGGCGCATCGCCAGCTCGTTGACCAGGATGCGGCCGTCGCGGGTCTCGAACAGCTCCACCGCGAGGTGGCCGACGACGCCCAGCTCGGCGGCGATGCGGAGCGCGAGCTGCTGGGCCTCGCCGGCCAGCTCCTCGGCCAGGCCGGGCGCCGGGGCGATCACCGTGTCGCAGACCCCGTCGACCTGGATGGACTCGACCACCGGGTAGGCGACGGCCTGGCCGTGCGGCGAGCGGACGATGTTGGCCGCCAGCTCCCGTACGAAGTCGACCTTCTCCTCCGCGAGGACCGGGACCCCGGCGCGGAACGGGTCGGCCGCGTCCGCCTCGGAGCGGACCACCCACACGCCCTTGCCGTCGTACCCGCCGCGCACGGTCTTGAGGATGACGGGGAAGCCCCCGGCCTCCTCGGCGAACGCGGCGGCGTCGGCCGGGTCGCTCACGATGCGGTTACGGGGGCAGGGCGCGCCGATCTCCGCGAGCCTGGCGCGCATCACCCCCTTGTCCTGCGCGTGCACCAGGGCATCGGGGCCGGGGCGCACGGGGATGCCGTCCGCCTCCAGGGCCCGCAGGTGCTCGGTGGGCACGTGCTCGTGGTCGAAGGTGATCACGTCGCAGCCCTGCGCGAAGGCGCGCAGCGCCTCCAGGTCGCGATAGTCGCCGATGACGACCTCGCTGACCACCTGGGCCGCCGAGTCCTGGGGCGTGTCACTGAGGAGCTTGAATTTCAGGCCGAGGGGGATACCCGCCTCATGGGTCATACGGGCGAGCTGACCGCCGCCGACCATGCCGACTACCGGGAACGTCACACCCCCAGGGTATCGGGCGCGCCGGGGCGGCCGGGACGCCGTCCGGGTGCCGCCCTCGGCGGGCTCCCGGCCATCACCGGGGCGTCACACGGGAGGGCTGGTTAGCATGGCGGAGTTGACGGAACCGTCGACGCCATCGAACGGACGGACGTAGCGATCACCATGAGCGAACGGGGCGCACTGCGGACCCGGCTTGATCTGCTGGCCCGGGAGGTCGCCAAGTTCGGCGTGGTCGGCGCGTTGGGCCTGCTGGTCAATATGGCGGCCTTCAACCTGATCCGGCACACCACGGACCTCCCGGTCGTCCGGGCGAGCCTGCTGGCGACCTTCGTCGCCGTCCTCTTCAACTACGTGGGCTACCGCTACTGGACCTACCGGGACCGCGACAAGACCGGGCGGACCCGTGAGCTGACGCTCTTCCTGCTGTTCAGCGCGGTGGGCGCGGTGATCGAGAACGGCGTGCTCTATCTGGCGACGTACGGCTTCGACTGGAACACCCCGGTCCAGAGCAACGTCTTCAAGATCCTCGGCATCGGGCTCGCGACCCTCTTCCGCTTCTGGTCCTACCGGACCTGGGTCTTCAAGACGCTCCCCGTCCAGCCTCCGGCCGAGCAGGAGGCCGTGCCCAGTGCGGAACGGTTTCTGGAGCAGCGGCGGTCGACGGAGACCGTAGAGCCCGATCCCGTACGGAACTGACGCCTCCGGTAAGTCTCCGCTCAGCGCACCGGGCGTTCGGGGTCCTTGCGGTCCAGCGGGATGCGGCTGAGGAAGAGCGCGAAGACCGCCGGGTGCTGCTGGAGCAGTTCGAGCCGGCCGCCGTCCGCCTCCGCGAGGTCCCGGGCGACGGCCAGGCCGATCCCGGTGGAGTTGCGGCCGCTGATCGTCCGCTCGAAGATCCGCGCCCCCAGCTCGGCCGGGACGCCGGG is a genomic window of Streptomyces sp. SID8374 containing:
- a CDS encoding VOC family protein, translated to MPIATLGAVVLDCPDPLALARFYAAVIGGTVKDDGGRWVDLVDAPGTPLAFQAAPGFVAPQWPRPDGSQQFHLDLTVEDLDAAEREVLALGARPLDTEDRERTFRVYADPAGHPFCLCAC
- a CDS encoding 5-(carboxyamino)imidazole ribonucleotide synthase, with product MTFPVVGMVGGGQLARMTHEAGIPLGLKFKLLSDTPQDSAAQVVSEVVIGDYRDLEALRAFAQGCDVITFDHEHVPTEHLRALEADGIPVRPGPDALVHAQDKGVMRARLAEIGAPCPRNRIVSDPADAAAFAEEAGGFPVILKTVRGGYDGKGVWVVRSEADAADPFRAGVPVLAEEKVDFVRELAANIVRSPHGQAVAYPVVESIQVDGVCDTVIAPAPGLAEELAGEAQQLALRIAAELGVVGHLAVELFETRDGRILVNELAMRPHNSGHWTQDGAITSQFANHVRAVLDLPLGDPRPRAPWTVMCNVLGGDYPDMYQAYLHCMARDPQLKIHMYGKDVKPGRKVGHVNTYGDDLADVRERARHAADYLRGTITE
- a CDS encoding GDSL-type esterase/lipase family protein — translated: MDDSPGLITTPLTDDLVRGALDVERTARGALLPHRLPARARAQFGGDEQVAQAETQPSGVRLVFRTRATAVEVDVQRAVIGYRGVPPRPDGAYDLHIDGEPAGRATASGGDLVTVDLSDGSQETVPGPVGTVRFEGLAGREKTVEIWLPYTEITELIALRTDAPVAAVEPGGRRVWLHHGSSISQGSAADSSATAWPALAAAVGGVELINLSLGGSALLDPYTARALRDTPADLISVKIGINLVNRDLMRLRAFGPAVHGFLDTIREGHPTTPLLVISPILCPVQEETPGPAAPEFSEEEVQFTALGDPSEVALGKLTLRVVREELARIVAERAADDPGLYYLDGLELYGEADFAELPLPDRLHPDAAAHRRMGERFGAYAFGPGGPFSAAP
- a CDS encoding GtrA family protein, with translation MSERGALRTRLDLLAREVAKFGVVGALGLLVNMAAFNLIRHTTDLPVVRASLLATFVAVLFNYVGYRYWTYRDRDKTGRTRELTLFLLFSAVGAVIENGVLYLATYGFDWNTPVQSNVFKILGIGLATLFRFWSYRTWVFKTLPVQPPAEQEAVPSAERFLEQRRSTETVEPDPVRN
- a CDS encoding dipeptidase — encoded protein: MDHLARAHELLAAHPVVDGHNDLPWALREQVGYDLDARDIAADQRGLLHTDLARLRAGGVGGQFWSVYVRTDLTGDAAVSATLEQIDIVAELIARYPTHLRRALTADDLEKARAEGRIASLMGAEGGHSINNSLGTLRALHELGVRYMTLTHNDNIDWADSATDLPRLGGLSAFGHEVVREMNRIGMLVDLSHVADGVMRDAIATSTAPVIFSHSSSRAVCDHPRNIPDDVLAALPANGGVAMATFVPKFVLPAAVAWTQAADRNMREHGLHHLDTTPQAMRIHEDFEAAHPRPQATVATIADHLDHMREVAGVDHIGIGGDYDGTAFTPNGLEDVSGYPNLIAELLRRNWSEGDLAKLTWRNAVRVLRDAEAVARDEQATRGPSHATITELDGRRIR
- the purE gene encoding 5-(carboxyamino)imidazole ribonucleotide mutase translates to MTSPSASAAPVIGIVMGSDSDWPVMEAAAKALDEFEIPYEVDVVSAHRMPREMIAYGEEAAGRGLRAIIAGAGGAAHLPGMLASVTPLPVIGVPVPLKYLDGMDSLLSIVQMPAGIPVATVSVGGARNAGLLAARILAAHDPALQERMGEFLSELNAQATEKGKRLRAKVQGSDSFGFGK